Proteins encoded within one genomic window of Solibaculum mannosilyticum:
- a CDS encoding helix-turn-helix domain-containing protein, which translates to MNRLKELRLERGYTQIKMQLLTGIDQSDYSKIENGRRYFTFEQCKRIALALDTSMDYLAGLTDQKHPYPRSRHDK; encoded by the coding sequence ATGAATCGACTCAAAGAACTGCGGTTAGAACGAGGCTACACCCAAATCAAAATGCAGTTGTTGACAGGTATCGATCAAAGTGACTATTCTAAAATCGAGAACGGCAGGCGCTATTTTACCTTCGAGCAGTGCAAGCGCATCGCTTTGGCTTTGGATACCAGCATGGATTATCTGGCCGGTCTTACAGACCAAAAGCATCCCTACCCTCGTAGCAGGCATGACAAGTAA
- a CDS encoding CTP synthase, with the protein MATKYIFVTGGVVSGLGKGITASSLGRLLKARGYRVTMQKFDPYLNFDPGTMNPYQHGEVFVTDDGAETDLDLGHYERFIDESLTRNSNVTSGRIYWSVIQKERDGDFNGGTVQVIPHITNEIKSRIAMGKENVDIAIIEIGGTVGDIESLPYLEAIRQFASDVGRGNCVFIHVTLVPYLAASHEQKTKPTQHSVKELLGLGIQPDIIVCRSEQPVSRELRNKIALFCNVRNDCVIENLDLPFLYEVPLALESEGLPRIVLRHLSLEDPQPDLEEWTKMVDIIRSLEKKVKIALVGKYVGLHDAYLSVVEALKHGGISNNADIDIKWVDSENITEENVADILGDVDGVLIPGGFGTRGVEGKICAASYARRNGLPYFGICLGMQVAVIEYARNVLGHEDANSAEIDPGTAHPVIDLMPEQKDVSQIGGTMRLGQYPCRLNPNSKAYDAYQQSIIYERHRHRFEVNNIYRDELTNSGVLLCGVSPDNRIVEMVELTDHPWFIGCQFHPEFKSRPNRPHPLFRSFIGAAVDHQESKR; encoded by the coding sequence ATGGCGACCAAATACATTTTCGTAACCGGCGGCGTGGTATCGGGTCTGGGCAAAGGCATCACCGCATCTTCCCTGGGCCGACTGCTCAAAGCCCGTGGGTACCGTGTCACCATGCAGAAGTTCGATCCTTATCTCAACTTCGATCCCGGCACTATGAACCCCTATCAGCACGGCGAAGTGTTCGTCACCGACGATGGCGCTGAAACCGATCTGGATCTGGGGCATTACGAGCGTTTCATCGACGAGAGCCTGACCCGCAATTCCAATGTCACCTCCGGCCGCATCTATTGGTCGGTCATCCAGAAGGAACGGGACGGCGATTTTAACGGCGGCACCGTCCAGGTGATTCCTCACATCACCAACGAGATCAAGAGCCGTATCGCCATGGGCAAGGAAAATGTGGATATCGCCATCATCGAGATCGGCGGCACGGTAGGCGATATCGAGAGCCTGCCCTACTTAGAGGCCATTCGTCAGTTTGCCTCTGACGTAGGCCGCGGAAATTGCGTGTTCATCCACGTTACGCTGGTCCCCTATCTGGCCGCCTCCCATGAGCAGAAAACCAAGCCTACCCAGCATAGCGTCAAGGAATTGTTGGGTCTGGGCATCCAGCCGGATATCATTGTCTGCCGTTCGGAGCAGCCGGTGAGCCGGGAGCTGCGCAATAAAATCGCCCTGTTCTGCAACGTCCGCAACGACTGCGTCATCGAGAACCTGGATCTTCCCTTCCTGTATGAAGTGCCGCTGGCTCTGGAATCGGAGGGTCTTCCCCGCATCGTATTGCGCCATCTGAGCTTAGAGGATCCGCAGCCTGATCTGGAAGAATGGACCAAGATGGTGGATATTATCCGCAGCTTGGAAAAAAAGGTCAAGATTGCATTGGTTGGCAAGTATGTGGGGCTGCACGACGCTTATTTGTCGGTGGTGGAGGCCCTCAAGCACGGCGGAATCAGCAATAACGCCGACATTGACATCAAATGGGTGGATTCTGAGAACATCACCGAGGAAAACGTAGCCGATATCTTAGGCGATGTGGACGGCGTCCTCATCCCCGGCGGCTTCGGTACACGCGGTGTGGAAGGCAAGATCTGCGCCGCCTCCTACGCCCGCCGCAACGGCCTCCCCTACTTCGGCATCTGCCTGGGGATGCAGGTGGCGGTCATCGAATACGCCCGCAACGTCCTGGGCCACGAGGATGCCAACAGCGCTGAGATCGATCCCGGCACTGCACATCCGGTCATCGACCTGATGCCCGAACAGAAGGACGTCTCCCAAATCGGCGGCACCATGCGGTTGGGACAGTATCCCTGCCGTCTCAACCCCAATTCCAAGGCGTACGACGCTTATCAGCAGTCCATCATCTACGAGCGTCACCGCCATCGTTTTGAAGTCAACAACATCTATCGGGATGAGCTGACCAATTCCGGTGTGCTTCTGTGCGGCGTTTCCCCGGACAACCGCATTGTAGAAATGGTGGAACTCACTGACCACCCGTGGTTTATCGGATGCCAGTTCCATCCGGAGTTTAAATCCCGTCCCAACCGCCCCCATCCGCTGTTCCGCAGCTTCATCGGCGCGGCGGTGGATCATCAGGAATCCAAGCGATAA
- the glmS gene encoding glutamine--fructose-6-phosphate transaminase (isomerizing) — protein MCGIVGYVGKSQAAPILLDGLSKLEYRGYDSAGVAVYSDDHIEVVKTKGRLKVLSDMLDGGKNLPGTVGIGHTRWATHGEPSDVNSHPHMSGDGRFAVVHNGIIENYLVLKNRLIEKGFHFVSETDTEVIAHLVEYYYKGDIMDTMRSLLNAMEGSYALGIIRADKPDEIVAVRKDSPLIVGLSDEGNFIASDIPALLNYTRDIYHLDEKEIVILRQDGVSIYNMDGEPVNKKVFHVDWDVSAAEKGGYEHFMIKEIMEQPKALADTLKPRIQDGRVVLDDIKLTAEDLKDIHKIDIVACGSAYHTGVVGKYVIEELTRKPVEVDLASEFRYRSPILDQHTLVIIISQSGETADTLAALRYAKTQGARTLSIVNVVGSSIANQSDDVLYTWAGPEIAVATTKAYSCQLGVLYLLALYIGDLLGTIPADVYRDYVAELLILPDKIQSILEHKEDIQYFASRNFGAKDVFFIGRNVDYALTLEGSLKLKEISYIHSEAYAAGELKHGTISLIEDGTLVVAVATLDRLFDKTMSNVKEVKARGAYVLGLTTENNRKIEQSCDFVFYIPETLDLLLPSLAVIPLQIFSYYMALMKGCDIDKPRNLAKSVTVE, from the coding sequence ATGTGTGGTATTGTAGGATATGTGGGCAAGAGCCAAGCCGCCCCCATTTTACTGGACGGCCTGTCAAAGCTGGAGTACCGCGGCTATGACTCGGCCGGCGTCGCTGTGTACAGTGACGATCATATTGAAGTTGTCAAAACCAAGGGACGTCTCAAGGTTCTCAGCGATATGCTGGACGGCGGCAAAAATCTGCCCGGTACGGTGGGAATCGGTCATACCCGTTGGGCTACCCACGGCGAGCCGTCGGATGTCAACTCCCATCCCCACATGAGCGGGGACGGCCGTTTTGCCGTGGTGCACAACGGTATTATTGAGAATTACCTGGTTTTAAAAAATAGATTGATTGAAAAAGGGTTCCACTTTGTTTCGGAAACCGATACCGAAGTCATCGCCCATTTGGTAGAGTACTACTACAAGGGCGATATTATGGACACCATGCGCAGCCTCCTGAACGCGATGGAGGGTTCCTATGCCCTGGGCATCATCCGGGCCGACAAGCCGGACGAGATTGTGGCGGTGCGCAAGGATAGTCCTCTGATCGTGGGCCTTTCGGACGAGGGCAATTTTATTGCATCCGATATCCCCGCCCTGCTCAACTATACCCGGGACATCTACCATCTGGATGAAAAAGAGATTGTCATCCTGCGTCAGGACGGTGTGTCCATCTACAACATGGACGGCGAACCGGTAAACAAAAAGGTCTTCCACGTGGATTGGGATGTATCCGCTGCGGAAAAGGGCGGGTATGAACACTTCATGATCAAGGAAATTATGGAGCAGCCCAAAGCCCTGGCCGATACCTTAAAACCCCGTATCCAGGACGGCCGGGTGGTGTTGGACGACATCAAATTGACGGCGGAAGATCTCAAAGATATCCATAAGATCGACATTGTAGCATGCGGTTCGGCCTATCACACCGGCGTGGTGGGCAAATACGTCATTGAGGAACTGACCCGCAAACCTGTGGAGGTGGATTTGGCATCGGAGTTCCGGTACCGTTCCCCCATCCTGGACCAGCATACATTGGTTATTATCATCAGCCAGTCGGGCGAGACGGCCGATACCTTGGCCGCTCTGCGCTATGCAAAGACCCAGGGCGCCAGGACGCTTTCCATCGTCAATGTGGTGGGAAGCTCCATCGCCAACCAATCGGATGATGTACTTTATACCTGGGCCGGCCCGGAGATCGCTGTGGCCACCACCAAAGCCTATTCCTGCCAACTGGGCGTCTTGTACCTGCTGGCCTTATACATCGGCGATCTGCTGGGTACCATCCCGGCCGATGTATACCGGGATTATGTGGCGGAGCTTTTAATCCTGCCGGATAAAATCCAGAGCATTCTGGAGCACAAAGAGGATATCCAGTATTTTGCCTCCCGCAATTTCGGCGCCAAAGACGTCTTCTTTATCGGCCGTAACGTGGATTATGCCCTTACGCTGGAGGGTTCCCTCAAGCTCAAGGAGATTTCCTACATCCACTCCGAAGCCTACGCCGCCGGTGAACTGAAACACGGTACCATTTCTCTCATCGAGGACGGCACATTGGTGGTGGCGGTGGCCACATTGGACCGGTTATTTGACAAAACCATGTCCAATGTGAAGGAGGTCAAAGCCCGCGGCGCTTACGTCCTGGGCCTAACCACCGAAAACAATCGAAAGATCGAGCAGTCCTGTGACTTTGTGTTTTATATCCCCGAGACACTGGATCTGTTATTGCCTTCCTTGGCGGTTATCCCTCTGCAAATTTTCAGTTATTATATGGCGCTGATGAAGGGATGCGACATCGATAAGCCCCGCAACCTGGCAAAGAGCGTCACCGTGGAATAA
- the guaA gene encoding glutamine-hydrolyzing GMP synthase: MENQKILVLDFGGQYNQLIARRVRDLGVYSEVRPYTTSLEEIRSAGYCGIIFTGGPNSVFEENSPICSADIFELGIPILGICYGAQVMAHLLGGTVQHAETREYGSTDMVTDQGSALFVKVPQTTSCWMSHTDFIAVPPAGFAITAHTSSCPVAAMEDRERKLYAVQFHPEVQHTPQGQDILRGFLFDVCGCVGDWQMSSFIDRSVTAIREKVGNNRVLCALSGGVDSSVAAVMVHKAVGKQLTCIFVDHGLLRKNEADEVEEIFRHQFDIDLIRVDARERFLTRLKGVSEPEQKRKIIGEEFIRVFEDEAKKLGKVEYLVQGTIYPDVIESGAGDAAVIKSHHNVGGLPEDIGFKGLIEPLRDLFKDEVRRSGLEMGIPAHLVWRQPFPGPGLAIRIIGDVTADKIRVLQDADAIFREEIAAAGLDRDIHQYFAVLTNMRSVGVMGDERTYDYTIALRGVTTTDFMTADWAKIPYEVLGRVSNRIVNEVGHINRIVYDITSKPPATIEWE, translated from the coding sequence GTGGAAAATCAAAAGATTCTGGTGTTGGATTTTGGAGGACAGTACAATCAATTGATCGCCCGACGGGTGCGTGACTTGGGTGTGTATTCCGAGGTCCGGCCTTACACCACCTCTTTGGAGGAGATCCGTTCGGCCGGGTACTGCGGTATTATCTTCACCGGGGGGCCAAACAGTGTGTTTGAAGAGAACTCCCCTATCTGTTCGGCGGATATCTTTGAGCTGGGTATTCCGATACTGGGGATCTGCTACGGCGCCCAGGTGATGGCCCATCTGCTGGGCGGCACGGTACAGCATGCCGAAACTCGGGAATACGGTTCGACCGATATGGTTACTGATCAGGGAAGCGCCCTCTTTGTCAAGGTACCTCAGACAACCTCCTGCTGGATGAGCCATACTGATTTTATCGCCGTCCCTCCAGCTGGTTTTGCCATTACGGCCCATACCAGTTCCTGCCCTGTAGCCGCTATGGAGGATCGGGAACGGAAGTTGTATGCCGTCCAATTCCACCCGGAAGTACAGCACACCCCTCAGGGACAAGATATACTGAGAGGGTTTCTTTTTGATGTCTGCGGCTGCGTAGGCGACTGGCAGATGTCCTCCTTTATCGATCGTTCGGTGACGGCTATCCGCGAAAAAGTGGGAAACAACCGAGTGTTGTGCGCTTTGTCCGGCGGCGTGGATTCGTCGGTGGCCGCTGTCATGGTGCACAAGGCGGTTGGCAAACAGCTGACCTGCATCTTCGTGGATCACGGCCTGCTCCGCAAAAACGAGGCCGACGAGGTGGAGGAGATTTTCCGCCATCAGTTTGACATCGATCTCATCCGCGTGGACGCCCGCGAGCGTTTCCTCACAAGGCTCAAAGGCGTAAGCGAACCGGAACAAAAGCGTAAAATCATTGGTGAGGAGTTTATCCGCGTCTTTGAGGACGAGGCCAAAAAGCTCGGCAAGGTGGAGTATCTGGTGCAGGGTACGATCTATCCGGACGTCATCGAAAGCGGCGCCGGTGATGCCGCCGTCATCAAGTCCCATCACAATGTGGGCGGACTGCCGGAGGATATCGGTTTTAAAGGTCTCATCGAGCCTCTCCGTGACTTGTTCAAGGATGAGGTGCGGCGTTCCGGCCTGGAGATGGGAATTCCAGCTCATCTCGTTTGGCGTCAGCCCTTCCCCGGCCCGGGTCTCGCCATCCGCATCATCGGCGACGTTACGGCCGACAAAATCAGGGTCTTGCAGGATGCCGACGCCATCTTCCGCGAGGAAATCGCAGCGGCCGGTTTGGATCGGGATATCCACCAGTATTTCGCCGTCCTGACCAACATGCGCAGTGTAGGCGTCATGGGGGACGAGCGGACTTACGATTATACCATCGCCCTTCGAGGCGTCACCACCACCGACTTTATGACGGCCGATTGGGCTAAGATCCCCTATGAGGTACTGGGCCGGGTCAGCAACCGCATCGTCAACGAGGTGGGGCATATCAACCGCATTGTGTACGATATCACAAGCAAGCCTCCGGCTACCATCGAGTGGGAGTAA
- the purF gene encoding amidophosphoribosyltransferase — protein sequence MSDLQGSLPFDNKLHEECGIFGVFGCDDQETAYNIYSGLFALQHRGQESCGMAVNNNGVVSSHKDMGLVSDVFNKDILEKLPGQMGIGHVRYSTTGCSMRENTQPLVLKYIKGTLSIAHNGNLTNTAELRDELERTGAIFQTTTDSEVMSYLIARERVNCGSVEEAVRRIMPRIQGAYSLLVMSPRKLIAARDPHGFRPLVIGQLENAWVFASETCALDVVGAVYVRDVEPGEIVVADERGLTSIKTETPEKTSLCIFEYIYFARPDSQINGLSVYEARQESGRILARQHPVEADLVIGVPESGIDAAIGYSQASGIPYGKGFVKNNYVGRTFIKPQQKQRENAVRLKLNVLGNTVRGKRVVMLDDSIVRGTTSARLVHMLKNAGATEVHVRISSPPFLWPCYFGTDVPERSQLSAVRNSLDEICRSLGADSLGYLELDSLHEMLCGREIDYCDACFSGNYPVAPPKSEASIDQFVK from the coding sequence ATGTCTGATCTTCAGGGTTCTTTGCCCTTTGACAATAAGCTGCACGAAGAGTGCGGCATTTTCGGCGTCTTCGGCTGCGACGATCAGGAAACCGCTTATAATATTTACAGTGGTCTTTTTGCCCTCCAGCACCGCGGCCAGGAGAGCTGCGGTATGGCTGTCAATAACAATGGCGTAGTTTCATCCCATAAAGATATGGGGCTGGTTAGCGACGTCTTTAACAAGGATATTTTGGAGAAGCTGCCCGGTCAGATGGGAATCGGCCATGTGCGCTACTCCACTACCGGCTGCTCCATGCGGGAAAATACACAGCCTTTGGTGCTCAAGTACATCAAGGGCACCCTGTCCATTGCCCACAACGGAAACCTGACCAATACGGCCGAACTGCGGGATGAATTGGAACGCACTGGTGCTATCTTCCAGACCACTACCGATTCGGAAGTAATGTCTTATCTAATCGCCCGGGAACGGGTCAACTGCGGTTCTGTGGAAGAAGCTGTCCGCCGTATCATGCCGCGCATTCAAGGTGCTTATTCCCTGCTGGTCATGAGCCCTCGCAAGCTCATTGCCGCCCGTGATCCCCATGGTTTCCGCCCCCTGGTAATCGGCCAGTTGGAAAACGCCTGGGTATTTGCTTCGGAAACCTGTGCTCTGGATGTAGTGGGGGCTGTATATGTCCGGGATGTGGAGCCGGGTGAAATCGTCGTCGCCGACGAGCGCGGCCTCACCTCCATCAAAACTGAGACGCCTGAAAAGACTTCTCTCTGCATCTTTGAATACATCTATTTCGCCCGGCCGGACAGCCAAATCAACGGCTTGAGCGTTTATGAAGCCCGTCAGGAATCGGGCCGTATTTTAGCCCGTCAGCATCCGGTGGAGGCCGATCTGGTCATCGGCGTACCCGAATCGGGCATTGACGCCGCCATCGGCTACAGCCAGGCTTCCGGCATCCCCTACGGCAAAGGCTTTGTCAAGAACAACTACGTGGGACGTACCTTCATCAAGCCCCAGCAGAAACAGCGTGAAAACGCCGTCCGCCTGAAGCTCAACGTGCTGGGTAACACCGTCCGCGGCAAGCGGGTGGTCATGCTGGACGACTCCATCGTCCGAGGCACCACTTCGGCGCGGCTGGTCCACATGCTGAAGAATGCCGGCGCCACTGAAGTCCATGTCCGTATCAGTTCCCCCCCCTTCCTGTGGCCCTGTTATTTTGGCACGGACGTCCCGGAACGCAGCCAGCTTTCGGCCGTCCGCAACTCTCTGGATGAGATCTGCCGCAGCCTGGGCGCCGATTCCCTGGGTTATCTGGAACTGGATTCACTGCACGAGATGCTGTGCGGCCGCGAGATCGACTACTGCGACGCCTGTTTCTCCGGCAATTATCCGGTAGCCCCTCCCAAATCGGAGGCTAGCATAGATCAATTCGTCAAGTAA
- the purC gene encoding phosphoribosylaminoimidazolesuccinocarboxamide synthase, translated as MEKKELLYEGKAKKVYRTDDPDLYIVDYKDDATAFDGLKKGSISGKGVVNNRMSNLMCQMLQKAGVPTHFVEELSDRETLVKRVKIVPLEVIVRNVAAGSFSKRFGVEEGTVLKCPTLEFCLKDDDLHDPMINGYHILALDLATQNELDVISAYTFQINKIMKEFFLSIGIELVDFKLEFGKLDDGTIILADEISPDTCRLWDSKTHEKLDKDRFRRDLGGVEEAYLEVMKRIGLN; from the coding sequence ATGGAAAAAAAAGAGCTTTTGTATGAGGGAAAAGCCAAAAAAGTCTATCGAACCGACGATCCGGATCTCTACATCGTAGATTATAAGGACGATGCCACTGCATTCGACGGCCTGAAAAAAGGCAGCATCTCCGGCAAAGGTGTGGTCAACAACCGTATGTCCAACCTGATGTGCCAGATGCTCCAGAAGGCCGGCGTCCCCACCCACTTTGTGGAGGAATTGTCCGACCGCGAAACACTGGTCAAACGTGTGAAGATCGTTCCGCTGGAGGTTATTGTCCGCAATGTGGCCGCCGGCAGCTTCTCCAAACGCTTCGGCGTAGAAGAGGGTACGGTTTTAAAATGCCCTACTTTGGAGTTCTGCCTCAAGGACGACGATCTCCATGATCCCATGATCAATGGCTATCACATCCTGGCGCTGGATCTGGCTACGCAGAATGAGTTGGATGTCATTTCAGCCTACACCTTCCAGATCAATAAGATCATGAAGGAATTTTTCCTCTCCATCGGCATCGAGCTGGTGGACTTTAAACTGGAATTCGGCAAGCTGGATGACGGTACCATCATCCTCGCCGACGAAATCTCCCCCGATACCTGCCGCCTCTGGGACAGCAAGACCCATGAGAAGCTGGATAAAGACCGTTTCCGTCGCGATCTGGGCGGCGTAGAAGAGGCCTATCTGGAAGTCATGAAGCGCATCGGTCTCAACTAA
- the hisH gene encoding imidazole glycerol phosphate synthase subunit HisH → MISIVDYGAGNLQSVRNAFFKLGADTIVASTPDQLEDAQALILPGVGAFGDAMEALCSRGFPDAIRAFVESGRPFLGICLGMQLLLDSSEESPGVEGLHILKGTVRRFPSDMGLKVPHIGFNSIVRKNDAGLFDGVGEWPYYYFVHSYYCSLEDPSQCAAQAEYGLAFDASARWRNVFATQFHPEKSGAVGLRTLQNFLDIVENQ, encoded by the coding sequence ATGATTTCCATCGTAGACTACGGCGCAGGCAACCTGCAAAGTGTGCGCAATGCGTTTTTTAAATTGGGAGCCGATACCATAGTGGCATCCACTCCAGATCAGCTGGAAGATGCTCAGGCCCTTATTTTGCCCGGTGTCGGCGCTTTTGGCGACGCTATGGAAGCCCTGTGTTCCCGAGGATTCCCGGATGCTATTCGGGCCTTTGTGGAATCCGGCAGGCCTTTCCTGGGCATTTGCTTGGGGATGCAGCTTCTCCTGGATTCCAGTGAAGAGAGCCCCGGAGTGGAAGGCCTCCATATCCTAAAGGGGACAGTACGCCGTTTTCCATCCGACATGGGGCTGAAAGTACCTCACATCGGGTTTAATTCCATTGTCCGAAAAAACGATGCCGGCCTGTTCGATGGAGTAGGCGAATGGCCGTATTATTATTTTGTTCATTCCTATTATTGCAGCCTGGAAGATCCCAGCCAGTGCGCCGCCCAGGCAGAATACGGCCTGGCCTTCGACGCCTCTGCAAGGTGGCGCAATGTATTTGCCACCCAGTTTCATCCGGAGAAAAGCGGTGCAGTAGGCCTTCGAACCCTTCAAAATTTTCTGGATATAGTGGAAAATCAGTAA
- the purB gene encoding adenylosuccinate lyase produces MKNRYESPLGSRYASEEMLYLFSPDKKFRTWRKLWIALAEAEHELGLPVTQEQIDELKAHQDDINYEVAEAREREVRHDVMSHVYAYGQQCPHARPIIHLGATSCYVGDNTDLILMHEATQIILQKLVTLIGVLAKFADQYKDLPTLAFTHFQPAQPTTVGKRATLWMQELLLDLEEVEHVLGTVKLLGSKGTTGTQASFLELFEGDHEKVRALDRKIAEKMGYQGVYPVSGQTYSRKVDSRYLNMLSGIAQSACKFSNDIRLLQHLKEVEEPFEKHQIGSSAMAYKRNPMRSERIASLARYVMADALNPAMTAATQWFERTLDDSANKRISVPEAFLAVDAILSLYINVADGLVVYPKVIAQRLNRELPFMATENIMMDAVKRGGDRQELHEHIRVHSMEAGRVVKQEGGENNLLELIASDPIFGMTLPELQALLKPEQYVGRSPRQVTEFLQEDVAPILEKYKDLQQVHAEVRC; encoded by the coding sequence GTGAAAAATCGTTACGAAAGCCCTCTTGGATCGAGGTATGCAAGTGAAGAGATGCTGTATCTCTTTTCCCCTGATAAAAAATTCCGGACCTGGCGCAAGCTGTGGATTGCCCTGGCCGAAGCCGAACATGAGCTTGGCCTGCCGGTAACCCAGGAGCAAATCGACGAGCTCAAAGCGCACCAGGACGATATCAACTATGAAGTGGCTGAGGCAAGAGAACGGGAAGTGCGTCACGACGTCATGTCCCATGTATATGCCTACGGCCAGCAGTGCCCCCATGCCCGTCCCATCATCCACTTGGGCGCTACCTCCTGCTATGTGGGAGACAACACCGATCTGATCCTCATGCACGAGGCCACTCAGATCATCCTGCAAAAGCTGGTTACCCTCATCGGCGTACTGGCCAAGTTTGCCGATCAATATAAGGATCTTCCCACTCTTGCCTTTACCCATTTCCAGCCGGCTCAGCCTACTACTGTGGGTAAGCGCGCCACATTGTGGATGCAGGAGCTGCTGCTTGATCTGGAAGAAGTCGAGCATGTCCTGGGCACAGTAAAGCTGCTTGGTTCCAAGGGGACCACCGGCACCCAGGCGTCTTTCCTGGAACTCTTTGAAGGCGATCATGAAAAAGTCCGGGCACTGGACCGCAAAATCGCCGAAAAAATGGGATATCAGGGTGTTTATCCGGTATCCGGCCAGACCTATTCCCGCAAGGTGGACAGCCGTTACCTCAACATGCTGTCCGGCATCGCCCAGTCGGCCTGCAAGTTCAGCAACGATATCCGCCTCCTCCAGCACCTCAAAGAGGTGGAGGAGCCTTTTGAAAAACATCAGATCGGCTCGTCCGCCATGGCTTACAAACGCAACCCCATGCGCAGCGAACGCATCGCCTCTTTGGCCCGTTACGTCATGGCCGACGCCCTCAATCCCGCTATGACGGCCGCTACCCAGTGGTTCGAGCGCACCTTGGACGATTCGGCCAACAAGCGCATCAGCGTGCCGGAGGCCTTCCTGGCGGTGGACGCTATCCTGAGCCTGTACATCAACGTGGCCGACGGTCTGGTGGTGTATCCCAAGGTCATCGCCCAACGTCTCAACCGTGAGCTTCCCTTTATGGCCACGGAAAATATTATGATGGATGCCGTCAAACGCGGCGGCGACCGTCAGGAACTGCATGAACACATCCGCGTCCATTCCATGGAGGCCGGACGTGTGGTCAAGCAGGAAGGCGGCGAAAATAACCTGTTGGAACTCATCGCCTCCGACCCCATCTTCGGCATGACGCTGCCGGAACTGCAGGCCCTTCTCAAGCCGGAACAGTATGTGGGCCGTTCCCCCCGCCAGGTCACCGAGTTCCTTCAGGAGGATGTGGCTCCCATTTTGGAAAAATACAAGGATTTGCAGCAGGTTCATGCTGAAGTCCGCTGCTAA
- a CDS encoding adenylosuccinate synthase, with the protein MVKAIVGANWGDEGKGKITDMFAAQSDVVVRFQGGANAGHTIINHYGKFALHLLPSGSFHSHITNVIGNGVALNIPALFKEMQEIIDRGVPAPKLLVSDRAQIIMPYHVLFDQYEEERLSSHSFGSTKSGIAPFYSDKYAKVGFQVCELFDEKALREKLERVIVPKNILLEHLYHKPLLDVDELFDQLMQYRDMVAPYVGNLHEFMQKALKENKNILLEGQLGALKDPDWGIYPMVTSSNSIAGYGAVGAGIPPYAITDICTVVKAYSSAVGGGAFVSEIFGDEADKLRNHGGDGGEYGATTGRPRRMGWFDCVASRYGCKVQGTTQAVLTVLDALSYLEEIPLCVAYEIDGKVTKEFPTTPMLEKAKPVLEVLPGWHEDIRGVKRFEDLPENAKTYVKFIERAIDTPITMVSNGPGRDDILIVNE; encoded by the coding sequence ATGGTAAAAGCAATCGTCGGCGCCAACTGGGGCGACGAGGGAAAAGGTAAAATCACCGATATGTTTGCCGCTCAGTCGGATGTAGTGGTCCGCTTCCAAGGAGGCGCCAATGCCGGCCACACCATCATCAACCACTACGGCAAATTTGCTCTGCACCTGCTGCCCTCCGGTTCCTTCCACTCCCATATCACCAACGTCATCGGCAACGGCGTAGCCCTCAATATCCCCGCTCTCTTCAAAGAGATGCAGGAAATCATCGACCGCGGCGTACCCGCCCCCAAACTGCTGGTCTCCGACCGGGCTCAGATCATCATGCCTTATCACGTGCTATTCGACCAGTATGAGGAAGAACGCCTTTCCTCCCACAGCTTTGGTTCCACTAAATCGGGGATTGCCCCGTTTTACTCGGACAAATACGCCAAGGTTGGTTTCCAGGTGTGTGAATTGTTCGATGAGAAGGCCCTTCGTGAAAAATTAGAGCGGGTGATCGTACCCAAGAACATCCTGCTGGAACATTTGTATCACAAACCCCTGCTGGATGTGGATGAGCTGTTCGATCAATTGATGCAGTACCGCGACATGGTCGCCCCTTATGTGGGCAATCTGCACGAGTTTATGCAGAAAGCTCTGAAGGAAAATAAAAACATCCTGTTGGAGGGCCAGCTGGGCGCCCTCAAGGATCCCGACTGGGGGATTTATCCCATGGTGACCTCCTCCAACTCCATCGCCGGTTACGGCGCTGTAGGCGCCGGCATCCCGCCCTACGCCATCACCGACATCTGCACCGTGGTCAAGGCCTATTCCAGCGCTGTAGGCGGCGGCGCCTTTGTCAGTGAAATCTTCGGCGACGAGGCCGATAAGCTGCGCAATCACGGCGGCGACGGCGGCGAATACGGCGCCACTACCGGACGTCCCCGCCGCATGGGATGGTTCGACTGTGTAGCCTCCCGTTACGGCTGCAAAGTTCAGGGTACCACCCAGGCTGTACTGACTGTGCTGGATGCTCTCAGTTATTTAGAGGAAATCCCGTTGTGCGTCGCCTACGAGATCGACGGCAAGGTCACCAAGGAATTCCCCACCACCCCCATGCTGGAAAAAGCAAAGCCTGTGTTGGAAGTCCTTCCCGGCTGGCATGAGGATATCCGAGGCGTCAAACGCTTTGAAGACCTGCCGGAGAATGCAAAAACCTATGTTAAGTTTATCGAAAGAGCCATCGATACCCCTATCACCATGGTATCCAACGGTCCCGGCCGCGATGACATCCTGATTGTCAATGAATAA